Proteins encoded by one window of Haladaptatus sp. ZSTT2:
- a CDS encoding hydantoinase/oxoprolinase family protein produces the protein MSSSTSSSLASVRIGVDVGGTNTDVILVTDEDEFIYKTPSTTDPSKSTVTGIVEICKLAGIEPGEVDQILHGTTVATNALLEHEGATTGMLTTRGFRDILHIGRHRKPHSFSLQQTIQWQEQPIVERRHRKEVTERIHPPGDVVTPLDEDEVLTAVEELVADGVESVAVCYLHSYLNSAHEARTKELIEEHYPDLFVSTSHEVISQFREFERFTTTAINARLAPVMSTYLSRLQDRLTEEGFDAEILIMQSNGGMASLQNVAEQPVTTLVSGPAAGVLSAEFEGKSVDQPNLIMLDMGGTSADISVVPGRVLERDPRDSMVGGYPAIVPMLDIATIGAGGGSIAWFDGAMGFNVGPKSAGADPGPVCYGLGNDQPTTTDAQLTLGRIDPDAFLGGNLDIDKKLAVNAIQTQLCERVDQSRFETPEHAALATLEVANTNMYRAIREQTVQRGYDPREYTIVAFGGAGPMHAASIAEELEVSTVLIPPSPGIASARGLLTGNVKYDFQQTVSQRLETVSTEYIDEAFDRLEANGREQLERDEIDESHWQFERTIDCLYEGQGYELSIEFDSTDGDWHERMREKFEQKHEAEYGHYFEADPVVLLNMRVTAIGDIHSYEPKPVDEGGEDPSDAQTTETTVFFGDSAAPDELTVPRYDRDELTAGNVIDGPAIVDEFDSTVVINPGWTATVLQNGAIQLRREP, from the coding sequence ATGTCAAGCAGTACCAGTAGTAGCCTCGCCAGTGTACGCATCGGGGTGGACGTTGGTGGGACGAACACTGACGTCATCCTTGTCACGGACGAGGACGAATTTATCTATAAAACACCGTCTACAACCGACCCGTCGAAATCGACGGTGACTGGCATCGTTGAAATCTGCAAGCTCGCGGGCATCGAACCGGGCGAAGTCGACCAGATTCTTCACGGAACGACCGTCGCAACGAATGCGCTTTTGGAACACGAAGGTGCGACGACCGGAATGCTCACGACGCGTGGGTTCAGAGACATCCTCCACATCGGACGTCACCGCAAGCCACACAGCTTCTCGCTGCAGCAAACGATTCAGTGGCAAGAACAACCCATCGTCGAACGACGCCACCGAAAGGAAGTCACAGAGCGAATCCATCCACCTGGTGACGTGGTCACCCCGCTTGACGAAGATGAGGTTTTGACCGCAGTCGAAGAACTCGTGGCCGACGGCGTCGAATCGGTCGCCGTCTGCTACCTCCATTCATACCTGAATTCTGCCCACGAGGCGCGGACGAAGGAACTCATCGAGGAACACTATCCCGACCTGTTCGTCTCGACGTCTCACGAAGTCATCTCACAGTTCCGTGAGTTCGAGCGCTTTACGACCACGGCGATTAACGCCCGCCTCGCACCCGTGATGTCCACGTATCTCTCACGCCTCCAAGACCGACTCACTGAGGAAGGCTTCGACGCAGAAATCCTCATCATGCAGTCGAACGGCGGGATGGCGAGCCTCCAGAATGTGGCCGAACAGCCAGTGACGACACTCGTCTCCGGCCCGGCCGCCGGGGTGCTTTCGGCTGAGTTCGAAGGAAAGTCCGTCGACCAGCCAAATCTCATCATGCTCGACATGGGCGGGACGAGCGCGGACATCTCCGTGGTTCCGGGTCGCGTCCTCGAACGTGACCCCCGCGACAGCATGGTCGGTGGCTATCCGGCCATCGTCCCGATGCTCGATATCGCTACAATTGGGGCGGGTGGTGGGTCAATCGCCTGGTTCGACGGCGCGATGGGCTTCAACGTCGGCCCGAAAAGCGCGGGTGCAGACCCTGGACCGGTGTGTTACGGACTGGGCAACGACCAGCCAACGACGACCGACGCACAACTCACACTCGGCCGCATCGACCCCGACGCCTTCCTCGGCGGCAACCTCGACATCGACAAGAAGCTCGCGGTGAACGCCATCCAGACACAGCTGTGTGAGCGCGTCGACCAGTCGCGCTTCGAGACGCCAGAACACGCCGCCCTCGCCACGCTCGAAGTGGCGAACACGAACATGTACCGGGCGATTCGCGAACAGACCGTCCAGCGCGGATACGACCCACGCGAGTACACGATTGTCGCCTTCGGCGGCGCAGGACCAATGCACGCGGCGAGCATCGCAGAGGAACTCGAAGTTTCGACCGTCCTCATTCCACCGTCACCCGGCATCGCCTCCGCGCGTGGCCTGCTCACGGGGAACGTCAAATACGACTTCCAGCAAACCGTGAGTCAGCGACTCGAAACCGTGTCCACAGAGTACATCGACGAGGCGTTCGACCGACTCGAAGCGAACGGCCGCGAGCAACTCGAACGCGACGAAATCGACGAGTCTCACTGGCAGTTCGAGCGGACAATCGACTGTCTGTACGAAGGCCAAGGCTACGAGTTGAGTATCGAGTTCGATTCGACCGACGGCGACTGGCACGAGCGCATGCGCGAGAAGTTCGAGCAGAAACACGAAGCCGAGTACGGTCACTACTTCGAGGCCGACCCGGTGGTCCTGCTCAATATGCGCGTGACCGCCATCGGGGATATTCACTCCTATGAACCAAAGCCAGTCGATGAAGGCGGCGAAGACCCAAGCGACGCACAGACAACTGAAACGACGGTGTTCTTCGGTGATTCTGCGGCACCTGATGAACTGACCGTCCCGCGCTACGACCGCGACGAATTGACCGCAGGGAACGTCATAGACGGCCCAGCCATCGTTGACGAGTTCGACAGCACAGTCGTCATCAATCCGGGCTGGACGGCGACGGTGTTACAGAACGGTGCGATTCAACTGCGGAGGGAACCATGA
- a CDS encoding GNAT family N-acetyltransferase — protein MPETTVTELTTEVEWRAAYPVMAELRPIPEEQYMTYLRTMADEGYRLFGLFEGDDLLAVGGVRISTTFYHGSHIWVYDLVTREDRRSEGHGETLLAHLEQWGADRGCAVIELASGLWRDDAHRFYENRMDYERYCYTFKKDLHE, from the coding sequence ATGCCAGAGACGACTGTAACTGAACTCACGACGGAAGTAGAGTGGCGCGCCGCCTACCCCGTCATGGCCGAACTCAGACCGATACCCGAAGAACAGTACATGACCTACCTGCGAACCATGGCCGACGAGGGGTATCGCCTGTTCGGATTGTTCGAAGGCGACGATCTGCTCGCGGTCGGCGGTGTACGGATTTCAACGACGTTCTATCACGGTTCGCACATCTGGGTGTACGACCTCGTAACCCGCGAAGACCGCCGGTCTGAGGGTCACGGCGAGACACTGTTGGCGCACTTAGAGCAATGGGGCGCAGACCGTGGCTGTGCAGTCATCGAGTTGGCATCCGGTCTCTGGCGCGACGACGCCCACCGATTTTACGAAAACAGGATGGACTACGAGCGCTACTGCTACACCTTCAAAAAAGACTTACACGAATAA
- a CDS encoding universal stress protein: MIERILIAVGEERMNIEELTERAVEIAAAFNAHVTLLRVYSESEFKHLLSDFKYDSADPSDMAKRNTVVSQAARIVSDAGLERTVVGLVGNPAHEVVDYVDTHDIDHVFIGGRKRSPTGKALLGSTSQDIILGLSVPCTVFQLG; encoded by the coding sequence ATGATTGAGCGAATTCTCATCGCCGTCGGTGAAGAGCGCATGAATATCGAGGAACTGACCGAGCGCGCGGTCGAAATTGCGGCCGCGTTCAACGCGCACGTCACGCTGTTGCGGGTGTATTCAGAATCCGAGTTCAAACACCTCCTCTCCGACTTTAAGTACGACTCGGCAGACCCCTCCGATATGGCAAAACGAAACACCGTGGTCAGCCAAGCCGCGCGCATTGTGAGTGACGCCGGGCTAGAGCGAACCGTCGTCGGCCTTGTTGGCAACCCGGCCCACGAAGTCGTCGACTACGTCGATACCCACGACATCGACCATGTGTTCATCGGTGGCCGGAAACGGAGCCCGACCGGCAAGGCGCTGCTCGGGAGTACGAGCCAAGACATTATTCTCGGCCTTTCCGTTCCGTGTACCGTGTTCCAACTCGGCTAA
- a CDS encoding ABC transporter ATP-binding protein has translation MSALSKGEDIISISSLEKSFANEQVLRGIDFTVKPGEFCVVVGPSGSGKSTLLKSIAGVVSFDNGSIRLDGENVDDVPVEDRNLGYVFQDFEERLFPHMTVGENVAFGLHQSDESFSEAEIDEKIDEVLDMLAIGETKNSKPSELSGGQQQRVELARQLVRECDVMLLDDPLADLDYKLQKRMELEMRRIHESMGSTFVYVTHNQDQALKLADKLVVMNHGMIEQVGTPDEVYRRPETAFVGRFIGDSNPLLGTVRETTATHTVVDTPQGDVVAEAHNGPFPDGTETMVLIRPENITIGNEAATKENTFAATVVGRTYTGEETEFSVSIGEDTEEFQIVVTGNVPLEAIGDQTTIGWDATDAIAYDTLSVVDTVTVDDLMEV, from the coding sequence ATGAGTGCGCTTAGCAAAGGCGAGGATATCATTTCCATCTCCTCACTCGAAAAGTCCTTTGCAAACGAACAAGTACTACGGGGAATCGATTTCACCGTCAAACCCGGCGAGTTCTGTGTCGTCGTTGGACCGAGTGGCAGTGGAAAATCGACCCTGCTCAAATCGATTGCAGGCGTCGTTTCGTTCGACAACGGCTCGATTCGTCTCGACGGCGAGAATGTCGACGACGTGCCCGTCGAAGACCGAAATCTGGGCTACGTGTTCCAAGACTTCGAAGAACGGCTCTTTCCGCACATGACCGTTGGCGAAAACGTCGCGTTCGGGCTTCACCAATCGGACGAGTCGTTTTCCGAGGCCGAGATTGACGAAAAGATAGACGAGGTCCTCGACATGCTCGCCATCGGTGAAACCAAAAACAGCAAGCCCTCAGAGCTGAGTGGTGGCCAACAACAGCGCGTCGAACTCGCCCGTCAGCTTGTCCGTGAGTGTGACGTGATGCTCTTAGACGACCCGCTTGCAGACCTTGACTACAAGCTGCAAAAGCGCATGGAGTTGGAGATGCGCCGCATCCACGAGTCCATGGGGAGTACGTTCGTCTACGTGACCCACAACCAGGACCAGGCGCTCAAGCTCGCGGACAAACTCGTGGTGATGAACCACGGGATGATAGAGCAAGTCGGGACGCCTGACGAAGTGTACCGCCGCCCCGAAACCGCCTTCGTTGGCCGGTTTATCGGTGACTCGAACCCGCTGCTCGGAACCGTCCGTGAAACCACCGCGACACATACCGTCGTCGACACGCCACAGGGCGACGTAGTCGCTGAGGCACACAACGGCCCGTTCCCCGATGGCACCGAGACGATGGTGCTCATCCGCCCGGAGAATATCACCATCGGCAACGAAGCCGCAACGAAGGAAAACACGTTCGCCGCAACTGTCGTCGGCAGAACCTACACGGGCGAGGAAACGGAGTTCAGTGTCTCGATTGGCGAGGATACAGAAGAGTTCCAGATTGTCGTGACCGGCAACGTCCCGCTCGAAGCGATTGGCGACCAGACGACGATTGGCTGGGACGCCACAGACGCCATCGCCTACGATACGCTGAGCGTAGTCGATACCGTGACCGTCGATGACCTGATGGAGGTGTAA
- a CDS encoding ABC transporter ATP-binding protein, producing MSNTNLENQPHASTAEDRSDVLRVEDLTKIYPDGTLAVDSISFSIKEGDFCVVIGPSGCGKSTTLHSLVGKIKPTEGSVILDGKDITNTPTYHRDIGLVFQDFQLFPHLTVAENVVYGLKRMKLTEDVIDERLENVLEMMQLHELRDRQPRELSAGQKQRVALARSLVLEPKLLLLDEPLGDMDYKLQKKMERELLRIHRELDTTFVYVTHDQTQAMRLADQIVVMNGGKIEHSGPVDEVYNRPNTAFVAAFVGDSNLFDGELVALSDDETRATIKTKLGEFTVSTDNLESEPSSLVGKRVPFAVRPQYLSLDDKAENTIECAVKDVLYQSGSGTQMILTATTEEGETEEIQLKSEEKLTVDSDRVTVGWDAANTIILERTSVLEDIDLETDILGK from the coding sequence GTGTCCAACACAAATCTCGAAAATCAACCGCACGCAAGTACCGCCGAAGACCGTTCTGACGTACTCCGAGTCGAAGACCTGACGAAAATTTACCCCGATGGGACGCTCGCTGTCGACAGCATCTCCTTTAGCATCAAAGAGGGCGACTTCTGTGTCGTCATCGGCCCCTCTGGCTGTGGGAAATCGACCACGCTCCACTCGCTTGTCGGGAAGATCAAGCCAACCGAAGGCAGCGTCATCTTAGACGGCAAGGACATCACGAACACGCCAACGTACCACCGCGACATCGGCCTCGTGTTCCAGGATTTCCAGCTGTTCCCCCACCTCACCGTGGCCGAGAACGTCGTCTACGGCTTAAAACGGATGAAGCTCACAGAGGACGTCATCGACGAACGGCTCGAAAACGTCCTCGAGATGATGCAGCTCCACGAACTGCGCGACCGCCAGCCCCGCGAACTCTCCGCCGGGCAGAAACAGCGCGTTGCCCTCGCCCGCAGTCTGGTGCTCGAACCGAAGCTGCTGTTGCTCGACGAGCCGCTTGGCGACATGGACTACAAACTCCAAAAGAAAATGGAGCGCGAGCTGCTGCGCATCCACCGCGAACTCGACACCACCTTCGTCTACGTGACCCACGACCAGACCCAAGCGATGCGGCTCGCAGACCAAATCGTGGTCATGAACGGCGGGAAAATCGAGCACTCCGGGCCGGTCGATGAAGTGTACAACAGACCGAACACCGCGTTCGTCGCGGCGTTCGTCGGAGACTCGAACCTGTTCGATGGCGAACTCGTCGCGCTCTCAGACGACGAAACCCGTGCGACCATCAAGACCAAACTTGGCGAGTTCACGGTGAGCACCGACAACCTCGAATCCGAGCCGAGTTCGCTCGTCGGCAAGCGCGTTCCGTTCGCCGTGCGTCCACAGTACCTCTCGCTCGACGATAAAGCCGAGAACACCATCGAGTGTGCGGTCAAAGACGTGCTCTACCAGTCTGGCTCCGGTACGCAGATGATTCTCACTGCGACGACCGAGGAGGGAGAAACCGAGGAGATTCAGTTAAAATCCGAGGAGAAGCTCACCGTTGACAGCGACCGGGTGACGGTTGGCTGGGACGCAGCAAACACCATCATCTTAGAACGGACGAGCGTGTTAGAAGACATCGACCTCGAAACCGACATCCTCGGCAAGTAA
- a CDS encoding Zn-dependent hydrolase, which produces MPVTLDRERFVATMKEQAQIGGTEGGGLHRLALSDEDKEIRDWFAAQMDAEGLETRVDEFGNMFGRRKGTDPDAKPVLVGSHLDSQPYGGIYDGAMGVIAALELVRTLNEHDIETEHPIEIVNWTNEEGSRFQPAMQGSGVWAGAHSLEEEYAKTDADGAVFEEELERIGYKGDEPVEPREEYEAYLELHIEQGPYLEENDKDVGVVTGIVGFTWGGLTFHGDADHSGPTPMHYRKDALVAAADVITQIRRIPGTLGDRTVGTVGYVDVKPNSINIIPDEVTITWGFRDPDDEIVEEAFQRVLQEAEWAAEREGVEWEWNERMRAPSVTFSDKCVDAVQEAADDLELDSMRIFSGAGHDATHLHSVCDTAMVFSVSENGKSHNESEYTSWDDCYSAASTIVNAAVKLAGGE; this is translated from the coding sequence ATGCCAGTAACACTGGACCGCGAGCGATTTGTTGCGACGATGAAAGAGCAAGCACAAATCGGGGGGACCGAGGGCGGTGGGCTTCACCGGCTAGCGCTTTCTGATGAGGACAAGGAGATTCGTGACTGGTTTGCAGCACAGATGGACGCAGAGGGACTCGAAACGCGGGTAGACGAGTTCGGGAATATGTTCGGTCGACGTAAAGGAACCGACCCCGATGCAAAGCCTGTGCTCGTCGGCTCGCACCTCGACTCCCAGCCCTATGGCGGGATTTACGACGGTGCAATGGGCGTGATTGCCGCGCTCGAACTCGTCCGAACGTTGAACGAACACGACATCGAGACCGAACACCCCATCGAAATCGTGAACTGGACCAACGAGGAAGGCTCTCGCTTCCAGCCCGCGATGCAGGGCAGCGGCGTCTGGGCGGGGGCACACTCACTCGAAGAGGAGTACGCGAAAACCGATGCAGACGGTGCGGTGTTCGAAGAAGAACTCGAACGGATTGGCTACAAAGGCGACGAGCCAGTCGAACCCCGCGAGGAGTACGAAGCCTACCTCGAACTCCACATCGAGCAAGGGCCGTACCTCGAAGAGAACGACAAAGACGTGGGCGTGGTCACTGGCATCGTCGGCTTCACGTGGGGCGGGCTGACCTTCCATGGCGACGCAGACCACTCCGGGCCGACGCCGATGCACTACCGCAAAGACGCGCTCGTCGCGGCCGCAGACGTCATCACACAAATTCGCCGGATTCCGGGTACGCTTGGCGACCGAACAGTTGGGACGGTCGGCTACGTCGATGTCAAGCCCAACTCCATCAACATCATCCCGGACGAAGTCACCATCACGTGGGGCTTCAGAGACCCCGACGACGAAATCGTCGAAGAGGCGTTCCAGCGCGTCCTGCAGGAAGCAGAGTGGGCCGCAGAGCGCGAGGGCGTCGAGTGGGAGTGGAACGAGCGAATGCGCGCCCCGAGCGTCACGTTCTCGGACAAGTGCGTCGATGCAGTCCAAGAAGCCGCAGACGACCTCGAACTCGATAGCATGCGCATCTTCAGCGGGGCGGGCCACGACGCGACCCACCTCCACAGCGTGTGTGACACGGCGATGGTGTTCTCGGTGAGCGAAAACGGCAAGAGCCACAACGAGAGCGAGTACACGAGTTGGGACGACTGCTACTCCGCAGCCTCGACGATTGTGAACGCGGCGGTCAAACTCGCCGGAGGTGAGTGA
- a CDS encoding LLM class flavin-dependent oxidoreductase, giving the protein MSDPSFDRLAIWNWERPDIKDEIKYAMYAEDKGFDTVWQGESRLVRDAMTVMGAYTQMTDTIKFAPGVTNCYTRNVALMAQTFSTLDELSGGRAMLGIGAWWDPLASKVGIDRKNPLRYMWEYCTVLRKLLDLENVTYDGQFIDVDDIELDLVRANADKRNVPIYIGATGLTMNKMSGELTGLGVVDGVFMNYLIPPSHNELALEQLKIGVEKQGGTLDDVDCPQLIAVSMDEDRDVAIDNARGLVTQYIGQQPHIRKACGIDPELGDQVSEELGGWPANAEDIERASRLVSDDVVTNIVAAGTPEDCIEKVGEYCDAGCTEPALYSLGPNVEEVIDVFAEFKAN; this is encoded by the coding sequence ATGAGCGACCCATCCTTCGACCGCCTCGCCATCTGGAACTGGGAGCGCCCGGACATCAAAGACGAAATCAAGTACGCGATGTACGCAGAGGACAAGGGGTTCGACACCGTTTGGCAGGGCGAATCTCGCCTTGTCCGCGACGCGATGACCGTCATGGGGGCGTACACCCAGATGACAGACACCATCAAGTTCGCGCCGGGCGTGACCAACTGCTATACGCGTAACGTCGCGCTCATGGCCCAAACGTTCTCGACGCTGGATGAACTCTCCGGCGGCCGCGCGATGCTCGGCATCGGCGCGTGGTGGGACCCCCTTGCGAGCAAGGTGGGCATCGACCGCAAGAACCCGCTTCGCTACATGTGGGAGTACTGCACCGTCTTGCGCAAACTGCTGGACTTGGAGAACGTCACCTACGACGGGCAGTTCATCGACGTAGACGACATCGAACTCGACCTAGTCCGGGCGAACGCAGACAAGCGCAACGTGCCCATCTACATCGGTGCGACCGGGCTGACGATGAACAAGATGTCCGGCGAACTCACCGGCCTCGGCGTCGTCGATGGGGTGTTCATGAACTACCTCATCCCGCCGTCACACAACGAGTTGGCGTTAGAGCAGCTGAAAATCGGCGTCGAAAAACAGGGCGGCACCCTTGATGACGTGGATTGTCCACAGCTCATCGCCGTCTCGATGGACGAAGACCGCGACGTGGCCATCGACAACGCCCGCGGCCTCGTGACCCAGTACATCGGTCAACAGCCGCACATCCGCAAGGCGTGCGGTATCGACCCCGAACTCGGCGATCAGGTCTCAGAGGAACTCGGTGGCTGGCCCGCGAACGCCGAAGACATCGAGCGCGCGAGTCGCCTCGTCTCGGACGACGTGGTGACGAACATCGTCGCCGCCGGGACGCCAGAAGACTGCATCGAAAAGGTCGGCGAGTACTGCGACGCAGGCTGTACCGAACCTGCACTCTACTCACTCGGACCGAACGTCGAGGAAGTCATCGACGTGTTCGCAGAGTTCAAAGCGAACTAA
- a CDS encoding isochorismatase family protein, translated as MDEQAVYERASMDTSVGYGETPALLVVDLQKGFTDEENPLGGDLTGVVERTNTLLEAAHARDVPVVYTRIVSSHPSCADMGIWQEKIPRLDTLMAGSEWVELDDRLDVAETDHVLDKRQASGFHETELASMLVAWGVDTLIVTGCTTSGCIRASVVDACAHGYRTIVPAEAVGDRSTPQHDANLFDMNAKYADVRPVEEVVSYLEKA; from the coding sequence ATGGACGAGCAAGCAGTGTACGAACGGGCCAGTATGGACACGAGCGTCGGCTACGGCGAGACGCCCGCCCTGCTCGTGGTCGATTTACAGAAAGGCTTCACCGACGAGGAGAACCCACTCGGGGGCGACCTCACTGGGGTCGTCGAACGCACGAACACGCTCCTTGAAGCGGCCCACGCCCGCGACGTACCCGTGGTGTACACTCGAATCGTGAGTTCACACCCGTCGTGTGCGGACATGGGCATCTGGCAGGAGAAAATCCCCCGCCTCGATACCCTCATGGCGGGCAGTGAGTGGGTCGAACTCGACGACCGCCTCGACGTTGCAGAGACAGACCACGTCCTCGACAAGCGGCAAGCGAGCGGCTTTCACGAAACCGAACTCGCCTCGATGCTCGTCGCGTGGGGTGTCGATACGCTCATTGTGACCGGGTGTACGACGAGCGGGTGTATCCGGGCCTCCGTGGTCGATGCCTGTGCCCACGGCTACCGCACAATCGTCCCGGCAGAAGCAGTCGGTGACCGGTCTACGCCACAACACGACGCCAACCTGTTCGACATGAACGCAAAGTACGCGGATGTCCGGCCGGTCGAAGAAGTCGTTTCGTACCTCGAAAAAGCGTGA
- a CDS encoding SDR family NAD(P)-dependent oxidoreductase: protein MERLADTTALVTGASTGIGKGIAIGLAEAGATVAVNHPPTDKEAERAQAVVDEIEAAGGTAIALSGDVSDEESVKAMVDTFDAELGQMDVLVNNAGIVRQSRLAVMPVEMWDDVMAVDLRGVFLVTRFVLPKMLEAGHGRIINMASQLGFKGAPELVHYSAAKGGVIAFTRALAREVAPDVTVNAIAPGPIETELLSDISEEWRTNKEAELPMGRLGRVEDVVPTAVFLASDDSSYYTGQTLSPDGGDAMH, encoded by the coding sequence ATGGAGCGATTAGCAGACACGACAGCGCTCGTGACCGGCGCGAGCACCGGAATCGGCAAAGGAATTGCGATTGGGTTGGCCGAAGCAGGGGCGACAGTCGCGGTCAACCATCCGCCGACGGACAAGGAAGCAGAACGCGCACAGGCGGTCGTAGACGAAATCGAAGCCGCTGGTGGTACGGCAATCGCCCTCTCCGGTGACGTGAGCGATGAGGAGAGCGTGAAGGCAATGGTCGACACATTTGACGCGGAACTCGGGCAGATGGACGTGCTCGTGAACAACGCGGGCATCGTCCGACAGTCTCGCCTCGCGGTGATGCCCGTCGAGATGTGGGACGACGTTATGGCCGTTGACCTCCGTGGTGTGTTCCTCGTTACGCGCTTTGTCCTGCCGAAGATGCTTGAGGCCGGCCACGGCCGCATCATCAACATGGCCTCGCAACTCGGCTTCAAGGGTGCCCCCGAACTCGTCCACTATTCGGCGGCGAAAGGCGGCGTCATCGCCTTCACCCGAGCACTTGCGAGAGAAGTCGCCCCCGACGTAACGGTGAATGCCATCGCCCCCGGGCCAATCGAGACGGAGTTGCTCTCCGACATTTCAGAGGAGTGGCGCACGAACAAAGAGGCTGAGTTGCCGATGGGCCGTCTCGGACGGGTCGAAGACGTAGTGCCGACGGCCGTGTTCTTGGCCTCGGACGACAGCAGCTACTACACCGGACAGACGCTCAGTCCGGACGGTGGCGACGCGATGCACTGA
- a CDS encoding ABC transporter permease has translation MSTQTGRSGEQRNQSALASFVERISMKHILAVYTALIALYIYLPILSVIGFSFNSGGLTFPFLEFTTSWYSELLETQSMVSAVYRSLQLAIVVMIITTVLATMAALAYRYDFWGQRGLLFLFILGIITPGITYGVGATLFLNELLGLEKGLWLATPVHVVWTLPFAVIVLLAGFPPNLAENEEAARVMGADNITVFREIILPQIAPTVLGAAVFAFTLSYNEATRSLLLLGGSNTMPLEVFSVASATRATPVLFALGSVTTIASTILLAFAGFLVFSARN, from the coding sequence ATGTCAACACAAACCGGCCGCTCGGGCGAGCAACGCAATCAGTCGGCCCTTGCTTCGTTCGTCGAACGCATCAGTATGAAACACATTCTCGCGGTGTACACCGCGCTCATCGCGCTGTACATCTACCTCCCGATACTGTCTGTCATCGGGTTCTCGTTTAACTCGGGCGGGTTGACCTTCCCGTTCCTCGAGTTCACGACGAGCTGGTACAGCGAGCTGTTGGAGACCCAGTCGATGGTGTCTGCAGTGTATCGGTCGCTCCAGCTTGCGATTGTGGTCATGATTATCACCACGGTGCTCGCAACGATGGCGGCGCTTGCCTACCGCTATGACTTCTGGGGCCAGCGTGGCCTGTTGTTCCTGTTCATCCTCGGCATCATCACGCCGGGCATCACCTACGGGGTGGGTGCGACCCTCTTCCTGAACGAACTGCTCGGCCTCGAAAAGGGCCTCTGGCTCGCGACGCCGGTTCACGTCGTCTGGACGCTTCCCTTCGCGGTGATTGTCCTACTCGCGGGGTTCCCGCCGAATCTCGCGGAGAACGAAGAAGCCGCTCGTGTCATGGGTGCGGACAACATCACCGTGTTCCGCGAAATCATCCTCCCACAGATTGCCCCGACCGTCCTCGGCGCGGCCGTGTTCGCGTTCACCCTCTCGTACAACGAGGCAACGCGCAGCCTCCTGCTCCTCGGCGGCAGCAACACGATGCCGCTCGAAGTGTTCTCGGTCGCATCCGCAACCCGCGCAACCCCGGTGTTGTTCGCCCTCGGAAGCGTGACGACGATTGCCTCGACCATCTTGCTCGCGTTCGCTGGCTTCCTCGTCTTCTCTGCGCGCAATTAA
- a CDS encoding DUF3830 family protein, translating into MGELEFILGDQTFTATLLEDEAPESIAAMREFLPLDSEIQHVRWSGFAGWVNIDEVDLPDLPRENHTVYPSRGDVLLYPGYKNDQEILIPCGPTCFKSPAGELAGNHVAILDATREELASLEVSLLEDGSQPITIRER; encoded by the coding sequence ATGGGCGAACTCGAATTTATCCTTGGCGACCAGACGTTCACCGCGACCCTGTTAGAAGATGAAGCACCCGAATCCATCGCGGCCATGCGTGAGTTCCTGCCACTTGACTCTGAGATACAACACGTCCGCTGGAGCGGTTTTGCGGGCTGGGTGAACATCGACGAAGTCGACCTGCCTGACTTACCGCGAGAGAACCATACTGTCTACCCTTCTCGTGGTGACGTGCTGTTGTATCCGGGCTACAAGAACGACCAAGAGATTCTGATACCCTGTGGCCCAACGTGCTTCAAGAGTCCGGCCGGTGAACTCGCGGGTAATCACGTCGCCATTCTCGACGCGACTCGCGAGGAGCTTGCGTCGCTCGAAGTGTCGCTTCTGGAAGATGGGTCACAGCCAATAACGATTCGCGAACGGTAA